The sequence below is a genomic window from Micromonospora aurantiaca ATCC 27029.
GCACGCCGGGGGCGAGGATCCTGGCGTACGTCGAGGCCAACCTGCAACTGGTTGCCCGGGGCGACCACGCGCTGGCCCGGGCACTGGCGTCGGCGGGCAACAGCGAGGTGCTGGCGACCTCCAGCCGGCTGCTGCACGACAGCCTCGAGGCGCCGTTGCGCGCCGCGCTCACCGAACACGGGGCGAGCGACCCGGACCGGATGGCGGAGCTCGTCCAGTCGGTCGTCTACGCCCTGAGCCGCATGATCGAGAACGGTCTCGGCCTTCCGGCGGCCAGGGGCCTCGCCCGCGAGCTGCTCACGCCGTACCTGCGCCCGGACGCCGGCTGACCACCCGCCCCTGAGATCCGGCTCGGCGCGACGGCGTCCGGGCACCACCACACCTGCTGAACAACGTCGGCCCGGGTCGTCGCCGGCAGCCGCACCACGCGTGCGCGCACGGGCGACGACCCGGGCCGACGCATGTCCGGACCCGGCACTCGGGGACGCGCCGGCGCTGCCGGCGGGCGTCCGCCGACGCGGGCCGGAGCGGCCGTCCAAACGATCGGCACGGGCCTCCGACCGGCGATGGGCGGCCGGCACTGTCGTCCGAGCAGGGGGAACCGAACGATCGACCGCCGCATCGACGGTCGTCATCGGTCAGCGTTCCGCCTAGTGGAACAGCAGCTCAGAGGCGGTACGGGGAACTAAGTTACTGATCAGTAGCCCGTTGACGGCATGTAAACCCGGCCCTACCGTTCCACTCAATCGAACGGCGTACGGTTCATCCGAACGCTCTCGGCCTCGCCGAGTGCGGCCCGAAACAGGAAGTCCGAGGCATGCCTGACGACAAGCTTCTCGCTCTTCTCTCCCCCACCCGGCTCGGGCGTCTCACACTGCGGAACCGGGTCTTCGTCCCCGGCCACACCACCAACTTCGGACTGAACAATGTGCCCACCCGCCGCCACGTCGCGTACCACGCGGAGCGGGCGCGCGGCGGCGCCGGCCTGATCATCACCGAGGCGATCCGTGTGCACCCCACGAGCGCGGGCCGCAGCATCAGCCTCGGCAGCTTCGACGACTCGTCGATCCCGGCGTACGCGGCGGTGACCGAGGCCGTGCACGAGCACGGGGCCCGCATGTTCGCCCAGATCATGCACGCCGGACGGCAGGCCAACGGCGACGCGACGCGTACCGCCGCCTGGTCCTCGTCGCCGGTGCCGTGGGCGGCCGGCTCGCACGTGCCGCACGCGATGGGACGCCGGGACATCGCGGTCGTCGTCGAGGCGTTCGCCGCCGCCGCGCGACGGATGCGCGAGGCCGGCTTCGACGGCCTGGAGGTGCACGCCGGCCACGGCCACCTGCTCCAGCAGTTCCTCTCGCCGCACACGAACACCCGCGACGACGCGTACGGCGGCAGCCTC
It includes:
- a CDS encoding TetR/AcrR family transcriptional regulator, encoding MPKIQASTVAEHRAAQRAALLDAARALLSEHPEQIPSLADVARHAGLARSSAYSYFKSRTDMFDVLVADTFPRWSAFVEKQMAEARTPGARILAYVEANLQLVARGDHALARALASAGNSEVLATSSRLLHDSLEAPLRAALTEHGASDPDRMAELVQSVVYALSRMIENGLGLPAARGLARELLTPYLRPDAG